In Musa acuminata AAA Group cultivar baxijiao chromosome BXJ2-8, Cavendish_Baxijiao_AAA, whole genome shotgun sequence, one genomic interval encodes:
- the LOC135618722 gene encoding squalene monooxygenase SE1-like, producing MEGMYPLGVIAASILAFLLLLGIHGRWGKGRKATGKRDSGTVAAGFGGADVIVVGAGVIGSALAYALGKDGRRVHVIERDLAEPDTIVGEVLQPGGCLNLFELGLEDCVDEIDAQRILGYVLYKNGRLAKLSISLEKYHVDGAARCFHHGRFIQRLREKAASLSSVQLKQGAVTSLIKEDGIVKGVVYKTKSGKESKAFAPLTVVCDGCFSNLRHTLCSSKVDVPSYFVGLLLEDFQLPFPNYVHFILEDPSVVLFYSISSTETRCLVDVPGQKVPSIANGEMENYLKTIVAPQVPTELHDAFVAAIDKGNIRTMPCKSMPADAHLTPGVLLMGDAFNMRHPLTGGGMTVGLSDVIVLRNLLRPLHDLHDAAALCKYLESFYILRKPVASTMNMLADAFYKLFGASPDEARKEIGQAYFDCLSLGGRFSSDSTALIGGLNASPLHLVIHFLVAVTHGVGHLLLPIPSVRGLRGSARLISAAAGIVLPLMKAEGVRQTFFPATFPAYYRAPPAQLKQ from the exons ATGGAGGGAATGTACCCATTGGGAGTCATCGCTGCTTCGATCCTagcgtttctcctcctcctcgggaTCCATGGACGTTGGGGGAAGGGCCGGAAGGCCACTGGAAAGCGCGATTCCGGCACGGTGGCCGCCGGGTTTGGTGGAGCCGATGTTATCGTCGTCGGCGCCGGGGTCATCGGCTCCGCTCTTGCTTATGCGCTCGGGAAG GATGGTAGACGTGTGCATGTCATCGAGAGAGATTTGGCTGAGCCGGACACAATTGTTGGTGAAGTCTTGCAACCTGGAGGTTGCCTAAACTTATTTGAGCTAGGGCTCGAGG ATTGTGTCGACGAGATCGATGCTCAGCGGATCCTTGGCTATGTTCTTTACAAAAATGGGAGACTCGCCAAACTCTCAATATCTCTGGAGAAGTATCATGTAGATGGTGCTGCCAGGTGCTTCCATCATGGGCGTTTCATCCAAAGATTGCGAGAGAAAGCAGCGTCCTTGTCCAG TGTTCAGTTGAAGCAGGGAGCTGTGACATCCTTGATTAAAGAAGACGGAATAGTTAAGGGGGTAGTTTACAAGACTAAATCTGGTAAAGAATCGAAAGCTTTTGCACCTCTTACAGTTGTATGTGATGGCTGCTTTTCGAATCTGAGGCACACACTCTGTTCCTCCAAG GTGGATGTACCTTCTTATTTTGTTGGTTTGCTTTTGGAGGACTTTCAACTTCCATTTCCGAACTATGTGCACTTTATCTTAGAGGATCCTTCAGTAGTATTGTTCTACTCAATAAGTAGCACGGAGACTCGCTGTTTGGTCGATGTCCCTGGGCAGAAGGTTCCTTCTATTGCGAATGGTGAAATGGAAAATTATTTGAAGACTATTGTGGCACCTCAG GTTCCGACTGAGCTGCATGATGCTTTTGTTGCGGCCATTGATAAAGGAAACATCAGAACTATGCCATGCAAGAGCATGCCAGCTGATGCTCATCTTACACCCGGAGTCCTCTTGATGGGGGATGCATTCAATATGCGCCATCCCCTAACTGGTGGAGGAATGACGGTGGGCTTATCTGATGTAATCGTGCTACGTAATCTTCTTAGGCCTCTCCATGATCTCCATGATGCTGCTGCTCTCTGCAAATACTTGGAATCTTTCTACATTTTGCGGAAA CCGGTTGCTTCTACAATGAACATGCTGGCAGATGCGTTTTACAAATTATTCGGCGCATCACCTGATGAAGCTAGGAAGGAAATTGGACAAGCCTATTTTGACTGTCTGAGCCTTGGAGGTAGGTTTTCAAGTGACTCTACTGCTTTAATCGGTGGTCTTAATGCCAGCCCACTGCATCTGGTTATCCACTTCCTTGTTGCTGTTACTCATGGTGTTGGTCATCTACTGTTGCCAATTCCATCAGTCCGGGGATTACGTGGTAGTGCGAGACTGATTTCT GCTGCTGCAGGTATCGTTCTCCCCCTCATGAAAGCAGAAGGGGTTAGGCAAACGTTCTTCCCTGCTACTTTTCCTGCATATTATAGAGCTCCTCCTGCCCAACTGAAACAATAA
- the LOC135618721 gene encoding F-box protein SKIP22-like isoform X1: protein MKLRIRSVASKETLRIQAPDPSSLHDLKTLIARALSSSSSISIPPGSIRLSLNRKDELLPSSPHDSLHSLGLTAGDLIFFSIVPDSQTLAPSPSSAPAPEETVESSNLAPVPPPETPSAVDDTPFGLSAQTLNFSSSSVAASVEIAESSNLSPVSTQNNPSAIASDLTSPQAEVVQQDDVMALDVEPVVVGKSLAVPCFLKRVIEAEKGEAEGLLGRLVITFHAAFLESGFVVSGGGGGRGSRFPGGCPSKAATFSVRYTLPELVGAVDGRDVKVAILRFSMMGNYATVYGFLNGDHQDVYRVCIDLSKLAPLLSLSMDSLSKQEEKEVFGLWKVVKDGLTLPLLIDICQKNGLPSPTCFMRLPTDLKIKILEFVSGIDVAKIGCTCSELRYLSSNDDLWKLRFLEEFGSVNERVLVGRSWKDKYVNYWVRRKEAEKMITERANLFRRPSVILRRFNPAGTLRLPVQGGDYDRFPAIGGFAPGVLGLGVPRLPARRNFSPDCNLGGNDAAFADCKCYEVILQ from the exons ATGAAGCTTCGAATTCGGTCCGTGGCGTCGAAGGAGACGCTGAGGATCCAAGCCCCCGACCCCTCCTCTCTCCACGACCTCAAAACCCTCATCGCACGcgccctctcttcctcctcctcgatctCGATCCCGCCGGGGTCAATCCGCCTCTCCCTTAACCGCAAGGACGAGCTCCTTCCTTCCTCTCCCCACGACTCGCTCCACTCACTCGGCCTCACCGCCGGAGATCTTATCTTCTTCTCTATCGTCCCTGACTCCCAAACCCTAGCCCCGTCCCCCTCCTCGGCCCCGGCTCCGGAGGAAACCGTGGAAAGCTCGAATCTTGCCCCAGTTCCTCCGCCAGAGACCCCCAGTGCCGTGGATGATACGCCGTTCGGCCTGAGCGCTCAAACTCTAAacttttcctcttcctctgtcGCCGCTTCAGTGGAAATTGCGGAAAGCTCGAATCTTTCGCCGGTGTCGACGCAGAATAACCCCAGTGCCATAGCGTCAGATTTGACTTCACCTCAAGCCGAGGTGGTTCAACAAGATGATGTCATGGCATTAGACGTAGAGCCCGTTGTCGTGGGGAAGTCTCTGGCAGTTCCATGTTTTCTTAAGAGGGTCATCGAAGCCGAGAAGGGCGAAGCCGAGGGTCTTCTGGGTCGCCTGGTCATCACCTTCCATGCTGCTTTTCTCGAGTCCGGATTCGTGGtcagtggcggtggcggtggccgtGGATCCCGATTTCCCGGAGGATGTCCATCAAAAGCTGCTACTTTTTCCGTTCGATACACTCTTCCTGAGCTCGTGGGTGCCGTTGACGGAAGGGACGTCAAAGTGGCAATTTTGAGGTTCTCGATGATGGGGAATTATGCGACTGTTTATGGATTTCTGAACGGAGATCATCAGGATGTGTACCGAGTGTGTATTGATCTGTCAAAGCTGGCACCTTTGTTATCTTTATCTATGGATTCTCTGAGCAAACAAGAAGAAAAGGAGGTTTTTGGACTATGGAAGGTTGTGAAAGATGGACTCACGTTGCCTCTCCTTATTGATATATGCCAGAAGAATGGGCTACCTTCTCCCACATGCTTCATGCGCCTTCCAACTGATCTCAAGATCAAGATTCTGGAGTTTGTTTCGGGCATTGATGTCGCAAAGATTGGGTGCACTTGTTCTGAGTTGCGGTATCTGTCATCGAATGATGATCTTTGGAAGCTGAGGTTTCTTGAGGAGTTTGGGTCGGTGAATGAGAGGGTACTCGTGGGCAGAAGCTGGAAAGACAAGTATGTGAATTACTGGGTGAGGAGGAAGGAAGCTGAGAAGATGATAACAGAAAGGGCGAACCTATTTCGCAGGCCCAGTGTTATTTTGCGTAGGTTTAACCCAGCTGGTACCCTGAGGCTTCCTGTGCAAGGTGGAGATTATGACAGGTTCCCTGCAATTGGTGGTTTTGCCCCAGGGGTTCTGGGATTAGGAGTTCCACGTCTGCCCGCTCGAAGAAACTTTTCACCTGACTGTAATCTTGGAGGAAATGATGCAG CTTTTGCAGATTGCAAATGTTATGAAGTCATCTTGCAGTAG
- the LOC103993817 gene encoding squalene monooxygenase SE1: MEGTYPLGVIVASILAFLLLLGIHGRWGKGRKAAGKRDSGRVAAGFGGADVIVVGAGVTGSALAYALGKDGRRVHVIERDLAEPDTIVGEGLQPRGCLNLFELGLEDCVDEIDAQRVLGYVLYKNGRSAKLSIPLEKYHVDVAARCFHHGRFIQRLREKAASLSSVQLKQGAVTSLIKEDGIVKGVVYKTKSGKESKAFAPLTVVCDGCFSNLRHTLCSSKVDVPSFFVGLLLEDCQLPFPNYAHIILADPSIVLFYSISSTETRCLVDVPGQKVPSIANGEMENYLKTIVAPQVPTELRDAFVAAIDKGNIRSMPCKSMPADAHLTPGVLLMGDAFNMRHPLTGGGMTVGLSDVIVLRDLLRPLHDLHDAAALCKYLESFYILRKPVASTMNMLADAFYKLFGASPDEARKEIGQAYFDCLSLGGRFTSDSTALIGGLIASPLHLVIHFLVAVTHGVGHLLLPIPSVRGLRGSARLISAAAGIVLPLMKAEGVRQTFFPATFPAYYRDPPAQLKQ; the protein is encoded by the exons ATGGAGGGAACGTACCCATTGGGAGTCATCGTTGCTTCGATCCTagcgtttctcctcctcctcgggaTCCATGGACGTTGGGGGAAGGGCCGGAAGGCCGCTGGAAAGCGCGATTCCGGCAGGGTGGCCGCCGGGTTTGGTGGGGCCGATGTTATCGTCGTCGGCGCCGGGGTCACCGGCTCCGCTCTTGCTTATGCTCTCGGGAAG GATGGTAGACGTGTGCATGTCATCGAGAGAGATTTGGCTGAGCCCGACACAATTGTTGGTGAAGGCTTGCAACCTCGAGGTTGCCTAAACTTATTTGAGCTAGGGCTCGAGG ATTGTGTCGACGAGATCGATGCTCAGCGGGTCCTTGGCTATGTTCTTTACAAAAATGGGAGAAGCGCCAAACTCTCAATACCTCTGGAGAAGTATCATGTAGATGTTGCTGCCAGGTGCTTCCATCATGGGCGTTTCATCCAAAGATTGCGAGAGAAAGCAGCGTCCTTGTCCAG TGTTCAGTTGAAGCAGGGAGCTGTGACATCCTTGATTAAAGAAGACGGAATAGTTAAGGGGGTAGTTTACAAGACTAAATCTGGTAAAGAATCGAAAGCTTTTGCACCTCTTACAGTTGTATGTGATGGCTGCTTTTCGAATCTGAGGCACACACTCTGTTCCTCCAAG GTGGATGTACCTTCtttttttgttggtttgcttctggaGGACTGTCAACTTCCATTTCCGAACTATGCGCATATTATCTTAGCGGATCCTTCAATAGTATTGTTCTACTCGATAAGTAGCACGGAGACTCGCTGTTTGGTCGATGTCCCCGGGCAGAAGGTTCCTTCTATTGCGAATGGTGAAATGGAAAATTATTTGAAGACTATTGTGGCACCTCAG GTTCCGACTGAGCTGCGTGATGCTTTTGTTGCGGCCATTGATAAAGGAAACATCAGATCTATGCCATGCAAAAGCATGCCAGCTGATGCTCATCTTACACCCGGAGTCCTCTTGATGGGGGATGCATTCAATATGCGCCATCCCCTAACTGGTGGAGGAATGACGGTGGGCTTATCTGATGTAATCGTGCTACGTGATCTTCTTAGGCCTCTCCATGATCTCCATGATGCTGCTGCTCTCTGCAAATACTTGGAATCTTTCTACATTTTGCGGAAA CCGGTTGCTTCTACAATGAACATGCTGGCAGATGCGTTTTACAAATTATTCGGCGCATCACCTGATGAAGCTAGGAAGGAAATTGGACAAGCCTATTTTGACTGTCTGAGCCTTGGAGGTAGGTTTACAAGTGACTCTACTGCTTTAATCGGTGGTCTTATTGCTAGCCCACTGCATCTGGTTATCCACTTCCTTGTTGCTGTTACTCATGGAGTTGGTCATCTACTGTTGCCAATTCCATCAGTCCGGGGATTACGTGGTAGTGCGAGACTGATTTCT GCTGCTGCAGGTATCGTTCTCCCCCTCATGAAAGCAGAAGGGGTTAGGCAAACGTTCTTCCCAGCTACTTTTCCTGCATATTATAGAGATCCTCCTGCCCAACTGAAACAATAA
- the LOC135618721 gene encoding F-box protein SKIP22-like isoform X3 has product MKLRIRSVASKETLRIQAPDPSSLHDLKTLIARALSSSSSISIPPGSIRLSLNRKDELLPSSPHDSLHSLGLTAGDLIFFSIVPDSQTLAPSPSSAPAPEETVESSNLAPVPPPETPSAVDDTPFGLSAQTLNFSSSSVAASVEIAESSNLSPVSTQNNPSAIASDLTSPQAEVVQQDDVMALDVEPVVVGKSLAVPCFLKRVIEAEKGEAEGLLGRLVITFHAAFLESGFVVSGGGGGRGSRFPGGCPSKAATFSVRYTLPELVGAVDGRDVKVAILRFSMMGNYATVYGFLNGDHQDVYRVCIDLSKLAPLLSLSMDSLSKQEEKEVFGLWKVVKDGLTLPLLIDICQKNGLPSPTCFMRLPTDLKIKILEFVSGIDVAKIGCTCSELRYLSSNDDLWKLRFLEEFGSVNERVLVGRSWKDKYVNYWVRRKEAEKMITERANLFRRPSVILRRFNPAGTLRLPVQGGDYDRFPAIGGFAPGVLGLGVPRLPARRNFSPDCNLGGNDADCKCYEVILQ; this is encoded by the exons ATGAAGCTTCGAATTCGGTCCGTGGCGTCGAAGGAGACGCTGAGGATCCAAGCCCCCGACCCCTCCTCTCTCCACGACCTCAAAACCCTCATCGCACGcgccctctcttcctcctcctcgatctCGATCCCGCCGGGGTCAATCCGCCTCTCCCTTAACCGCAAGGACGAGCTCCTTCCTTCCTCTCCCCACGACTCGCTCCACTCACTCGGCCTCACCGCCGGAGATCTTATCTTCTTCTCTATCGTCCCTGACTCCCAAACCCTAGCCCCGTCCCCCTCCTCGGCCCCGGCTCCGGAGGAAACCGTGGAAAGCTCGAATCTTGCCCCAGTTCCTCCGCCAGAGACCCCCAGTGCCGTGGATGATACGCCGTTCGGCCTGAGCGCTCAAACTCTAAacttttcctcttcctctgtcGCCGCTTCAGTGGAAATTGCGGAAAGCTCGAATCTTTCGCCGGTGTCGACGCAGAATAACCCCAGTGCCATAGCGTCAGATTTGACTTCACCTCAAGCCGAGGTGGTTCAACAAGATGATGTCATGGCATTAGACGTAGAGCCCGTTGTCGTGGGGAAGTCTCTGGCAGTTCCATGTTTTCTTAAGAGGGTCATCGAAGCCGAGAAGGGCGAAGCCGAGGGTCTTCTGGGTCGCCTGGTCATCACCTTCCATGCTGCTTTTCTCGAGTCCGGATTCGTGGtcagtggcggtggcggtggccgtGGATCCCGATTTCCCGGAGGATGTCCATCAAAAGCTGCTACTTTTTCCGTTCGATACACTCTTCCTGAGCTCGTGGGTGCCGTTGACGGAAGGGACGTCAAAGTGGCAATTTTGAGGTTCTCGATGATGGGGAATTATGCGACTGTTTATGGATTTCTGAACGGAGATCATCAGGATGTGTACCGAGTGTGTATTGATCTGTCAAAGCTGGCACCTTTGTTATCTTTATCTATGGATTCTCTGAGCAAACAAGAAGAAAAGGAGGTTTTTGGACTATGGAAGGTTGTGAAAGATGGACTCACGTTGCCTCTCCTTATTGATATATGCCAGAAGAATGGGCTACCTTCTCCCACATGCTTCATGCGCCTTCCAACTGATCTCAAGATCAAGATTCTGGAGTTTGTTTCGGGCATTGATGTCGCAAAGATTGGGTGCACTTGTTCTGAGTTGCGGTATCTGTCATCGAATGATGATCTTTGGAAGCTGAGGTTTCTTGAGGAGTTTGGGTCGGTGAATGAGAGGGTACTCGTGGGCAGAAGCTGGAAAGACAAGTATGTGAATTACTGGGTGAGGAGGAAGGAAGCTGAGAAGATGATAACAGAAAGGGCGAACCTATTTCGCAGGCCCAGTGTTATTTTGCGTAGGTTTAACCCAGCTGGTACCCTGAGGCTTCCTGTGCAAGGTGGAGATTATGACAGGTTCCCTGCAATTGGTGGTTTTGCCCCAGGGGTTCTGGGATTAGGAGTTCCACGTCTGCCCGCTCGAAGAAACTTTTCACCTGACTGTAATCTTGGAGGAAATGATGCAG ATTGCAAATGTTATGAAGTCATCTTGCAGTAG
- the LOC135618721 gene encoding F-box protein SKIP22-like isoform X2, with translation MKLRIRSVASKETLRIQAPDPSSLHDLKTLIARALSSSSSISIPPGSIRLSLNRKDELLPSSPHDSLHSLGLTAGDLIFFSIVPDSQTLAPSPSSAPAPEETVESSNLAPVPPPETPSAVDDTPFGLSAQTLNFSSSSVAASVEIAESSNLSPVSTQNNPSAIASDLTSPQAEVVQQDDVMALDVEPVVVGKSLAVPCFLKRVIEAEKGEAEGLLGRLVITFHAAFLESGFVVSGGGGGRGSRFPGGCPSKAATFSVRYTLPELVGAVDGRDVKVAILRFSMMGNYATVYGFLNGDHQDVYRVCIDLSKLAPLLSLSMDSLSKQEEKEVFGLWKVVKDGLTLPLLIDICQKNGLPSPTCFMRLPTDLKIKILEFVSGIDVAKIGCTCSELRYLSSNDDLWKLRFLEEFGSVNERVLVGRSWKDKYVNYWVRRKEAEKMITERANLFRRPSVILRRFNPAGTLRLPVQGGDYDRFPAIGGFAPGVLGLGVPRLPARRNFSPDCNLGGNDAAFADCKCYAVILQ, from the exons ATGAAGCTTCGAATTCGGTCCGTGGCGTCGAAGGAGACGCTGAGGATCCAAGCCCCCGACCCCTCCTCTCTCCACGACCTCAAAACCCTCATCGCACGcgccctctcttcctcctcctcgatctCGATCCCGCCGGGGTCAATCCGCCTCTCCCTTAACCGCAAGGACGAGCTCCTTCCTTCCTCTCCCCACGACTCGCTCCACTCACTCGGCCTCACCGCCGGAGATCTTATCTTCTTCTCTATCGTCCCTGACTCCCAAACCCTAGCCCCGTCCCCCTCCTCGGCCCCGGCTCCGGAGGAAACCGTGGAAAGCTCGAATCTTGCCCCAGTTCCTCCGCCAGAGACCCCCAGTGCCGTGGATGATACGCCGTTCGGCCTGAGCGCTCAAACTCTAAacttttcctcttcctctgtcGCCGCTTCAGTGGAAATTGCGGAAAGCTCGAATCTTTCGCCGGTGTCGACGCAGAATAACCCCAGTGCCATAGCGTCAGATTTGACTTCACCTCAAGCCGAGGTGGTTCAACAAGATGATGTCATGGCATTAGACGTAGAGCCCGTTGTCGTGGGGAAGTCTCTGGCAGTTCCATGTTTTCTTAAGAGGGTCATCGAAGCCGAGAAGGGCGAAGCCGAGGGTCTTCTGGGTCGCCTGGTCATCACCTTCCATGCTGCTTTTCTCGAGTCCGGATTCGTGGtcagtggcggtggcggtggccgtGGATCCCGATTTCCCGGAGGATGTCCATCAAAAGCTGCTACTTTTTCCGTTCGATACACTCTTCCTGAGCTCGTGGGTGCCGTTGACGGAAGGGACGTCAAAGTGGCAATTTTGAGGTTCTCGATGATGGGGAATTATGCGACTGTTTATGGATTTCTGAACGGAGATCATCAGGATGTGTACCGAGTGTGTATTGATCTGTCAAAGCTGGCACCTTTGTTATCTTTATCTATGGATTCTCTGAGCAAACAAGAAGAAAAGGAGGTTTTTGGACTATGGAAGGTTGTGAAAGATGGACTCACGTTGCCTCTCCTTATTGATATATGCCAGAAGAATGGGCTACCTTCTCCCACATGCTTCATGCGCCTTCCAACTGATCTCAAGATCAAGATTCTGGAGTTTGTTTCGGGCATTGATGTCGCAAAGATTGGGTGCACTTGTTCTGAGTTGCGGTATCTGTCATCGAATGATGATCTTTGGAAGCTGAGGTTTCTTGAGGAGTTTGGGTCGGTGAATGAGAGGGTACTCGTGGGCAGAAGCTGGAAAGACAAGTATGTGAATTACTGGGTGAGGAGGAAGGAAGCTGAGAAGATGATAACAGAAAGGGCGAACCTATTTCGCAGGCCCAGTGTTATTTTGCGTAGGTTTAACCCAGCTGGTACCCTGAGGCTTCCTGTGCAAGGTGGAGATTATGACAGGTTCCCTGCAATTGGTGGTTTTGCCCCAGGGGTTCTGGGATTAGGAGTTCCACGTCTGCCCGCTCGAAGAAACTTTTCACCTGACTGTAATCTTGGAGGAAATGATGCAG CTTTTGCAGATTGCAAATGTTATGCAGTCATCTTGCAGTAG
- the LOC135618723 gene encoding branched-chain amino acid aminotransferase 2, chloroplastic-like, whose protein sequence is MEHGLLPHRLRAEHGSLLASSFPAASLAAGRKRHHFPSSSSVKIQNQFHSMSSLVLGASSIIRCEATEASVYRETVETINLDWDNLGFGLVPTDHMYISKCSQDGIFTKGELLRYGPIELSPSSGVLNYGQGLFEGLKAYKKEDGSILLFRPHENALRMRMGAERMCMPSPAVEQFVDAVKLTVLANKRWVPPTGKGSLYIRPLLFGSGTVLGLAPAPEYTFLIFVSPVGNYFKEGLAPINLVVENEFHRAAPGGTGGVKTIGNYASVLKAQKRAKENGYSDVLYLDSVHKKYLEEVSSCNIFVVKNKIISTPEIKGTILPGITRKSIIDVARGQGYQVEERLVSVEELLDADEVFCTGTAVVVSPVGSITYLGRKVEYKNNGIGVVSQQVYSSLTSLQMGLTEDKMGWTMKLN, encoded by the exons ATGGAGCACGGCCTCCTCCCCCATCGTCTACGAGCCGAACATGGCTCTCTCCTCGCCTCATCGTTTCCCGCCGCCTCCCTCGCCGCCGGCCGGAAGCGCCACCACTTTCCATCCTCGTCTTCCGTCAAG ATTCAAAATCAGTTTCATTCCATGTCATCTCTTGTTTTAGGGGCCTCTAGCATAATAAGATGTGAAGCAACTGAAGCAAGTGTTTACAG GGAAACTGTTGAAACTATAAATTTGGACTGGGATAATCTTGGATTTGGACTGGTGCCCACTGATCATATGTACATTTCCAAATGTTCCCAGGATGGAATATTTACAAAAGGTGAATTGCTTCGTTATGGGCCCATTGAATTGAGTCCATCGTCTGGAGTATTAAATTATGGGCAG GGACTTTTTGAAGGTTTAAAAGCATACAAGAAGGAAGATGGATCTATTCTACTTTTTCGACCCCATGAAAATGCCTTGCGAATGAGAATGGGTGCAGAGAGGATGTGCATGCCTTCACCAGCAGTTGAGCAATTTGTTGATGCCGTGAAGCTCACTGTTTTGGCAAATAAACGCTGG GTACCACCTACAGGTAAAGGTTCCTTGTATATTAGACCACTCCTTTTTGGGAGTGGTACTGTTCTTGGTCTTGCACCAGCTCCTGAGTACACCTTTCTTATATTTGTCTCACCTGTTGGGAACTATTTTAAG GAGGGCTTAGCTCCAATAAACTTGGTAGTTGAAAATGAGTTTCACCGTGCAGCCCCAGGTGGAACTGGAGGTGTAAAGACTATCGGAAATTATGCATCG GTCCTGAAAGCACAAAAGAGAGCTAAAGAGAATGGCTACTCTGACGTTTTGTATCTTGACTCTGTTCATAAGAAGTATCTGGAGGAAGTTTCATCTTGTAATATTTTTGTCGTGAAG AACAAAATCATTTCAACACCAGAAATAAAAGGAACAATATTGCCAGGCATTACAAGGAAAAGTATAATTGATGTTGCTCGTGGTCAAGGCTATCAG GTTGAGGAGCGTCTTGTGTCAGTGGAAGAACTGCTTGATGCTGATGAAGTTTTTTGTACGGGAACGGCAGTTGTTGTTTCTCCTGTGGGAAGTATAACATATTTGGGAAGAAA GGTTGAGTACAAGAACAACGGAATCGGGGTTGTGTCTCAACAGGTCTACTCTTCACTTACCAGTTTACAGATGGGCCTTACAGAGGACAAGATGGGTTGGACAATGAAGTTAAACTAG
- the LOC103994329 gene encoding squalene monooxygenase SE1-like, with the protein MEGMYPLGVIAASILAFLLLLGIHGRWGKGRKAAGKRDSGRVAAGFGGADVIVVGAGVTGSALAYALGKDGRRVHVIERDLAEPDKIVGEALQPRGCLNLFELGLEDCVDEIDAQRVLGYVLYKNGRSAKLSIPLEKYHVDVAARCFHHGRFIQRLREKAASLSSVQLKQGAVTSLIKEDGIVKGVVYKTKSGKESKAFAPLTVVCDGCFSNLRHTLCSSKVDVPSYFVGLLLEDCQLPFPNYAHIILADPSIVLFYSISSTETRCLVDVPGQKVPSIANGEMENYLKTIVAPQVPTELRDAFVAAIDKGNIRSMPCKSMPADAHLTPGVLLMGDAFNMRHPLTGGGMTVGLSDVIVLRDLLRPLHDLHDAAALCKYLESFYILRKPAASTMNMLADAFYKLFGASPDEARKEIGQAYFDSLSLGGRFTSDSTALIGGLIASPLHLVIHFLVAVTHGVGHLLLPIPSVRGLRGSARLISAAAGIVLPLMKAEGVRQTFFPATFPAYYRAPPVQLKQ; encoded by the exons ATGGAGGGAATGTACCCATTGGGAGTCATCGCTGCTTCGATCCTagcgtttctcctcctcctcgggaTCCATGGACGTTGGGGGAAGGGCCGGAAGGCCGCTGGAAAGCGCGATTCCGGCAGGGTGGCCGCCGGGTTTGGTGGGGCCGATGTTATCGTCGTCGGCGCCGGGGTCACCGGCTCCGCTCTTGCTTATGCCCTCGGGAAG GATGGTAGACGTGTGCATGTCATCGAGAGAGATTTGGCTGAGCCCGACAAAATTGTAGGTGAAGCCTTGCAACCTAGAGGTTGCCTAAACTTATTTGAGCTAGGGCTCGAGG ATTGTGTCGACGAGATCGATGCTCAGCGGGTCCTTGGCTATGTTCTTTACAAAAATGGGAGAAGCGCCAAACTCTCAATACCTCTGGAGAAGTATCATGTAGATGTTGCTGCCAGGTGCTTCCATCATGGGCGTTTCATCCAAAGATTGCGAGAGAAAGCAGCGTCCTTGTCCAG TGTTCAGTTGAAGCAGGGAGCTGTGACATCCTTGATTAAAGAAGACGGAATAGTTAAGGGGGTAGTTTACAAGACTAAATCTGGTAAAGAATCGAAAGCTTTTGCACCTCTTACAGTTGTATGTGATGGCTGCTTTTCGAATCTGAGGCACACACTCTGTTCCTCCAAG GTGGATGTACCTTCTtattttgttggtttgcttctggaGGACTGTCAACTTCCATTTCCGAACTATGCGCATATTATCTTAGCGGATCCTTCAATAGTATTGTTCTACTCGATAAGTAGCACGGAGACTCGCTGTTTGGTCGATGTCCCCGGGCAGAAGGTTCCTTCTATTGCGAATGGTGAAATGGAAAATTATTTGAAGACTATTGTGGCACCTCAG GTTCCGACTGAGCTGCGTGATGCTTTTGTTGCGGCCATTGATAAAGGAAACATCAGATCTATGCCATGCAAAAGCATGCCAGCTGATGCTCATCTTACACCCGGAGTCCTCTTGATGGGGGATGCATTCAATATGCGCCATCCCCTAACTGGTGGAGGAATGACGGTGGGCTTATCTGATGTAATCGTGCTACGTGATCTTCTTAGGCCTCTCCATGATCTCCATGATGCTGCTGCTCTCTGCAAATACTTGGAATCTTTCTACATTTTGCGGAAA CCGGCTGCTTCTACGATGAACATGCTGGCAGATGCGTTTTACAAATTATTCGGCGCATCACCTGATGAAGCTAGGAAGGAAATTGGACAAGCCTATTTTGACTCTCTGAGCCTTGGAGGTAGGTTTACAAGTGACTCTACTGCTTTAATCGGTGGTCTTATTGCTAGCCCACTGCATCTGGTTATCCACTTCCTTGTTGCTGTTACTCATGGAGTTGGTCATCTACTGTTGCCAATTCCATCAGTCCGGGGATTACGTGGTAGTGCGAGACTGATTTCT GCTGCCGCAGGTATCGTTCTCCCCCTCATGAAAGCAGAAGGGGTTAGGCAAACGTTCTTCCCTGCTACTTTTCCTGCATATTATAGAGCTCCTCCTGTCCAACTGAAACAATAA